A section of the Octopus bimaculoides isolate UCB-OBI-ISO-001 chromosome 17, ASM119413v2, whole genome shotgun sequence genome encodes:
- the LOC106868215 gene encoding uncharacterized protein LOC106868215, giving the protein MNMKIHFVLRFTLYLFVICRGQGNESNYNRPKFIKVTNATIKKDYMQKIEVNNSEECAGLCYQKDECHSFVFDHSNETCELYKASTETHRLRISNADFYQFKYMSKNGCPVSVIYGAKFDEHNAAAGQVKPLLDCLQSCYQEPQCNAVTYNLDSSLCIMTNYTSLNATVIIVHNHWLHIEFIKSYKFQIQYNLDRIKSPANCTLRNLRLAYFKNEANGSGVTRTNRYTRKMNSKTFFKTLRGSKYKFQSRISCAASCDLLKRCIGFIYVNEKCILKTEY; this is encoded by the exons ATGAATATGAAGATACATTTTGTATTACGTTTTA CATTATATCTCTTCGTGATATGTCGTGGACAAg GTAACGAGTCAAATTATAATCGACCTAAATTTATCAAAGTCACCAATGCTACAATTAAGAAAGATTACATGCAGAAGATAGAGGTGAACAATAGCGAAGAGTGTGCGGGATTGTGTTACCAGAAAGATGAGTGTCATTCATTCGTATTCGACCACTCAAATGAAACATGTGAACTTTATAAAGCATCAACAGAAACACACAGATTAAGAATCTCAAATGCGGACTTCTACCAGTTCAAATATATGAGTAAAAACG GGTGTCCAGTAAGCGTCATTTATGGCGCCAAATTCGATGAACATAATGCTGCAGCTGGGCAAGTTAAACCATTATTAGATTGCCTACAGAGTTGCTATCAAGAACCTCAGTGCAATGCTGTCACATACAATTTGGACTCAAGCCTCTGCATCATGACCAATTATACATCTCTCAATGCCACAGTTATCATAGTACATAATCACTGGCTACATATTGAATTCATAAAAT CCTACAAGTTCCAAATACAGTATAATCTTGATCGTATTAAGTCACCTGCAAACTGCACTTTGAGAAATTTACGTTTGGCTTACTTTAAAAAcg aaGCAAACGGAAGTGGTGTGACACGGACCAACAGATACACAAGAAAAATGAACTCAAagactttttttaaaacattaaggGGATCAAAATATAAATTCCAAAGCAGAATCTCCTGTGCCGCTTCTTGTGATTTATTGAAAAGATGTATCGGCTTCATTTATGTAAATGAGAAATGTATCCTTAAAACTGAGTACTGA
- the LOC106882158 gene encoding uncharacterized protein LOC106882158, with amino-acid sequence MPAQNISGTLSYCTYFCWQRQECKSFAYDNGTSSCLIYNVTSAEKILSYHARIHYYQKKNYNNIGTCPLNIIYSAFSKYGKYITKIPVPFSECLSACYDDSSCNTINYNMKYQECFTLHTNSINKTAKYIDYPHQVIYVNRTRLLSVPKHQLMSLNTMGCNPGALYKLYFPKNRRDNSLSRSADYTLQWNQYGFSRALYTYTGTSKIQCAAKCLSQTECAAFYHSGDYCSLQALFCGFRKTSTSVVGCV; translated from the exons ATGCCTGCTCAAAATATCTCCGGAACACTCAGCTATTGTACATATTTCTGTTGGCAAAGGCAAGAATGTAAGTCCTTTGCATACGACAATGGAACAAGTAGCTGCTTGATATATAATGTGACGTCAGCAGAAAAAATACTATCGTATCATGCCCGTATTCATTACTATCAAAAGAAGAACTACAACAATATCG GAACTTGCCCACTGAATATCATTTATAGCGCCTTTTctaaatatggaaaatatatcacaaaaatacCGGTTCCATTTTCTGAATGCTTGTCAGCATGTTACGATGATTCCTCATGTAATACTATCAACTACAACATGAAATATCAGGAATGTTTCACACTTCATACTAATTCTATTAACAAGACtgcaaaatatattgattatccACACCAGGTCATATACGTTAACAGAA CTCGTCTCCTGTCTGTTCCGAAGCATCAGTTAATGAGCTTAAACACCATGGGATGCAATCCAGGGGCGCTATATAAATTGTACTTCCcaaaga ACCGCAGAGATAACTCCTTGTCAAGGTCAGCTGACTATACTCTGCAATGGAATCAATATGGATTTAGCAGAGCTCTTTATACATATACTGGCACATCGAAAATTCAATGCGCAGCAAAATGTCTTTCCCAAACAGAGTGTGCTGCATTTTATCATTCCGGTGACTATTGTTCCCTACAGGCTTTGTTTTGTGGCTTCAGAAAAACTTCGACTTCAGTAGTAGGATGTGTTTAA